One Curtobacterium sp. BH-2-1-1 genomic region harbors:
- the cydD gene encoding thiol reductant ABC exporter subunit CydD, translated as MKPLDPRLLRLSRTARGFIVAAAGTGVLRTLATIAIAWGIAAAVTLGVDAVRDGSVPDAFTPALALLGTAFVVRAVAAWATDDLAARAAAKVKSELRATVLARAAERGPSWLAERSSAAFATTLGPGLDALDAYFGRYLPQLALTAIATPMLVVAIGLGDLTSGLIVLCALPVIPVFMILIGLATQALQRKQSDALAKLGGAFTEAVEGLATLKVFGRARRQVGRIGTVTDEYRRGTVGVLRLSFVSGFALELAASLSVALVAVSIGIRLVDGSLGLGAAMFVLVLAPEAFAPIRQVGADFHAAQDGVEASTAVLDVLDDTTAPAARPGAVPAADHLVLDRLTVRRPDVVIGPLDLRARPGTIVVLAGSSGSGKSSLIAAVRGALPHDGTVTVPGPDGSTVAERTTWADQRPRLVRGTIAENVALSATPDEPAVRTALGEAGLGLDPRLQVGSGGSGLSGGQAQRVAVAGALYRARRTGTQLVLLDEPTSALDADAEAHVVRTLRRLADDGAVVVVASHRPAVVAAADVRVDVRPDGAVAVTRVDGRPGGAVAVTRADGVRA; from the coding sequence GTGAAGCCGCTCGACCCGCGCCTGCTGCGGCTGTCGCGGACGGCCCGTGGCTTCATCGTCGCGGCCGCCGGTACCGGTGTCCTCCGCACGCTCGCGACCATCGCGATCGCGTGGGGGATCGCCGCGGCGGTGACCCTCGGCGTGGACGCCGTCCGTGACGGCAGCGTCCCGGACGCGTTCACCCCGGCGCTCGCGCTCCTCGGCACGGCGTTCGTCGTCCGGGCCGTGGCCGCCTGGGCCACCGACGACCTCGCCGCACGTGCGGCGGCGAAGGTGAAGAGCGAGCTGCGCGCGACCGTCCTGGCCCGGGCGGCCGAGCGCGGACCGTCGTGGCTCGCCGAGCGCTCGAGTGCGGCCTTCGCGACCACGCTCGGGCCCGGGCTCGACGCCCTCGACGCCTACTTCGGCCGGTACCTGCCGCAGCTGGCCCTCACCGCGATCGCCACGCCGATGCTCGTCGTCGCGATCGGGCTCGGCGACCTGACCAGCGGCCTGATCGTGCTCTGCGCCCTGCCGGTGATCCCGGTGTTCATGATCCTCATCGGCCTCGCGACGCAGGCGCTCCAGCGGAAGCAGTCGGACGCGCTCGCGAAGCTCGGCGGTGCCTTCACCGAGGCGGTCGAGGGGCTGGCGACGCTCAAGGTCTTCGGCCGTGCGCGGCGCCAGGTCGGACGCATCGGCACCGTCACCGACGAGTACCGGCGTGGCACCGTCGGGGTCCTGCGGCTGTCGTTCGTGAGCGGGTTCGCGCTCGAGCTCGCCGCGAGCCTGTCCGTCGCGCTCGTCGCGGTGTCGATCGGCATCCGACTCGTCGACGGCTCGCTCGGGCTCGGCGCCGCGATGTTCGTGCTCGTCCTCGCTCCGGAGGCCTTCGCCCCGATCCGCCAGGTCGGCGCCGACTTCCACGCGGCACAGGACGGCGTCGAGGCCTCGACCGCCGTGCTCGACGTCCTCGACGACACCACGGCGCCCGCGGCACGTCCCGGAGCCGTCCCCGCCGCGGACCACCTGGTGCTGGACCGACTCACCGTGCGACGTCCCGACGTCGTGATCGGTCCGCTCGACCTCCGCGCCCGACCGGGCACGATCGTCGTCCTGGCCGGATCGAGCGGCTCCGGCAAGTCCAGTCTCATCGCCGCGGTCCGCGGTGCCCTGCCCCACGACGGCACGGTGACCGTGCCGGGTCCCGACGGCAGCACGGTCGCCGAGCGCACGACCTGGGCCGACCAGCGCCCACGACTCGTCCGCGGCACGATCGCCGAGAACGTCGCGCTCAGCGCGACCCCCGACGAGCCAGCGGTCCGCACCGCCCTGGGCGAGGCGGGGCTGGGACTCGACCCGCGCCTCCAGGTCGGTTCCGGCGGCAGCGGCCTGTCCGGCGGCCAGGCGCAGCGCGTCGCGGTGGCGGGTGCCCTGTACCGCGCGCGGCGGACGGGAACGCAGCTCGTGCTGCTCGACGAGCCGACCTCCGCGCTGGACGCCGACGCCGAGGCGCACGTCGTCCGCACGCTCCGCCGCCTCGCCGACGACGGGGCCGTCGTCGTGGTCGCGAGCCACCGGCCCGCGGTCGTCGCGGCGGCGGACGTCCGCGTCGACGTGCGGCCGGACGGCGCGGTCGCGGTCACCCGTGTCGACGGGCGACCGGGTGGCGCGGTCGCGGTCACCCGGGCGGACGGGGTGCGGGCATGA
- the rpsT gene encoding 30S ribosomal protein S20: MANIKSQMKRIKTNLKAQERNKAYRSELKTVIRHTNEAVVAGDKDKAVAALTLASKKLDKAVSKGVIHKNQAANRKSAIAKKVASL; the protein is encoded by the coding sequence ATGGCGAACATCAAGTCGCAGATGAAGCGCATCAAGACCAACCTCAAGGCCCAGGAGCGCAACAAGGCCTACCGTTCGGAGCTCAAGACGGTCATCCGTCACACGAACGAGGCCGTCGTCGCCGGCGACAAGGACAAGGCCGTCGCGGCCCTGACCCTCGCGTCGAAGAAGCTCGACAAGGCCGTGAGCAAGGGCGTCATCCACAAGAACCAGGCCGCGAACCGCAAGTCGGCCATCGCGAAGAAGGTCGCGTCGCTCTGA
- a CDS encoding ComEA family DNA-binding protein, translating to MSSGDGGATGPSGGAGAVSAGGSARSWGAGLALSPRTAVLLAGLVVLVAGVVVAVGSWSGSSSSAGGGGDGPLSVAGAPSAVPSRSPGGGPPSSSAAPLVVVHVVGAVARPGVVTLPGGSRVSDAVERAGGARDDADLARLNLARVLVDGERLYVPKVGETDIPAALDGSSSSSDSAGAGGGAGSADDAVVDLNTADQTLLETLPGIGPSLAGRILAWRDEHGRFAAVEDLLDVSGIGDVRFAELRDRVRV from the coding sequence ATGTCGTCTGGTGATGGTGGAGCCACGGGACCGTCCGGCGGGGCTGGGGCGGTGTCGGCGGGTGGGTCTGCGCGGTCGTGGGGCGCTGGGCTGGCGTTGTCGCCGCGGACGGCGGTCCTGCTGGCGGGGCTCGTCGTCCTGGTCGCCGGGGTCGTGGTGGCGGTCGGGTCGTGGTCGGGTTCGTCATCGTCGGCGGGCGGTGGGGGCGACGGTCCGCTGTCGGTGGCGGGCGCTCCGTCGGCGGTGCCGTCCCGTTCTCCGGGTGGGGGTCCTCCGTCCTCGTCGGCGGCCCCGCTCGTGGTCGTGCACGTCGTCGGGGCGGTGGCACGTCCGGGCGTCGTGACGCTGCCCGGGGGCAGCCGTGTGTCCGACGCGGTCGAGCGGGCCGGGGGCGCTCGTGACGACGCGGACCTGGCTCGGCTGAACCTCGCGCGAGTGCTGGTGGACGGCGAGCGGTTGTACGTGCCGAAGGTGGGGGAGACGGACATCCCGGCAGCGCTCGACGGTTCGAGCAGTTCGAGCGATTCGGCCGGTGCCGGTGGTGGCGCCGGGTCTGCCGACGATGCCGTTGTCGATCTCAACACGGCCGATCAGACATTGCTCGAGACCCTGCCCGGGATCGGGCCGTCGCTCGCGGGCCGGATCCTCGCGTGGCGCGACGAGCACGGACGGTTCGCCGCCGTCGAGGACCTGCTCGACGTCAGCGGCATCGGTGACGTCCGGTTCGCGGAGCTCCGCGACCGCGTGCGGGTCTGA
- the holA gene encoding DNA polymerase III subunit delta, with protein sequence MAAKKPVRAAARIDQVPWSGIRPAPVVLVTGPETFLAERASSVLRDLLLGEDPALEVHDLEADQYAPGLLATLASPSLFGEPRLVRVTNVEKCTDAFITETISYLGAPADDVTLVLRHGGGVRGKKLLDTIRSGVGGGVEVQCDELKRETDRIDFVTAEFRAARRKIAPSAVRTLVAAFADDLAELAAACRQLLADEAAEITDKVVDKYYGGRVETNAFKVADIALAGRSAPAIVELRHALSTGEAPVPIVAAFASKIRTMAKVSAFRGPSGQAASALGMAPWQVQRAQRDVAGWSESGLANAIISIAEADTAVKGGSRDAHYALEVMVRTIARRGEAR encoded by the coding sequence ATGGCCGCCAAGAAGCCCGTCCGCGCCGCAGCGAGGATCGACCAGGTGCCCTGGTCGGGCATCCGCCCTGCGCCGGTGGTGCTCGTCACGGGGCCCGAGACCTTCCTCGCCGAGCGGGCGAGCAGCGTCCTGCGCGACCTGCTCCTGGGCGAGGACCCCGCGCTCGAGGTGCACGACCTCGAAGCCGACCAGTACGCTCCCGGCCTCCTCGCCACCCTCGCGAGTCCGTCCCTGTTCGGCGAGCCCCGGTTGGTCCGGGTCACCAACGTCGAGAAGTGCACCGACGCGTTCATCACCGAGACGATCTCGTACCTCGGTGCCCCGGCGGACGACGTCACGCTCGTGCTGCGCCACGGCGGGGGAGTGCGCGGCAAGAAGCTGCTCGACACGATCCGCAGCGGTGTCGGCGGGGGCGTCGAGGTGCAGTGCGACGAGCTCAAGCGCGAGACCGACCGGATCGACTTCGTCACGGCGGAGTTCCGCGCTGCCCGACGCAAGATCGCGCCCTCGGCGGTGCGCACCCTCGTCGCGGCGTTCGCGGACGACCTGGCCGAGCTCGCGGCCGCGTGCCGGCAGCTCCTCGCGGACGAAGCCGCTGAGATCACGGACAAGGTCGTCGACAAGTACTACGGCGGTCGCGTCGAGACGAACGCGTTCAAGGTCGCCGACATCGCACTCGCCGGCCGTTCGGCTCCGGCCATCGTCGAGTTGCGGCACGCGCTCTCCACGGGCGAGGCGCCGGTGCCGATCGTGGCGGCGTTCGCGTCGAAGATCCGCACGATGGCGAAGGTCAGTGCCTTCCGCGGGCCGAGCGGTCAGGCCGCCTCGGCACTCGGCATGGCGCCGTGGCAGGTGCAGCGGGCGCAGCGTGACGTCGCGGGGTGGAGCGAGTCCGGGCTCGCGAACGCGATCATCAGCATCGCCGAGGCCGACACCGCGGTGAAGGGTGGCTCGCGCGACGCGCACTACGCGCTCGAGGTCATGGTCCGCACCATCGCCCGGCGCGGCGAGGCGCGCTGA
- the cydB gene encoding cytochrome d ubiquinol oxidase subunit II: MDLPVLWFAIVGVFFVGYFVLDGFDFGVGMSLPFLGKDDTDRRVLINTIGPVWDLNETWVIVAGACLFAAFPEWYATMFSGFYLALLLILAALIARGVSFEYRHQNKHLEWKRRFDLMIIVGSAVPSFLWGVAFGNVVRGIPMDAGHNYTGTVFDLLNPFALLTGVATLLVFFTHGVVFVALKTEGEIRARAKRLATRAGVLTIVVGAAFLVWMAFVRSTPTSIVLSVVAALALVLAVLCTAWGKEGRAFTLMAVTIAAIVLAMFTAIFPDVMPATNDPANSLNVYNASSGSYTLTVMSWVALIFVPLVFAYQAWTYWIFRKRVSRAHVTQAAH; the protein is encoded by the coding sequence ATGGATCTCCCCGTTCTCTGGTTCGCGATCGTCGGCGTCTTCTTCGTCGGCTACTTCGTCCTCGACGGCTTCGACTTCGGTGTCGGCATGTCCCTGCCGTTCCTCGGCAAGGACGACACCGACCGTCGGGTCCTGATCAACACGATCGGCCCGGTGTGGGACCTCAACGAGACCTGGGTCATCGTCGCGGGCGCCTGCCTGTTCGCGGCGTTCCCCGAGTGGTACGCCACGATGTTCTCCGGGTTCTACCTGGCGCTCCTGCTCATCCTCGCGGCGCTCATCGCCCGCGGCGTCTCGTTCGAGTACCGGCACCAGAACAAGCACCTCGAGTGGAAGCGCCGGTTCGACCTCATGATCATCGTCGGCAGTGCGGTGCCGTCGTTCCTCTGGGGCGTCGCGTTCGGCAACGTGGTCCGGGGCATCCCGATGGACGCCGGCCACAACTACACCGGCACGGTGTTCGACCTGCTCAACCCCTTCGCGCTGCTCACCGGCGTGGCGACGCTGCTGGTGTTCTTCACGCACGGCGTCGTCTTCGTCGCGCTGAAGACCGAGGGTGAGATCCGTGCGCGTGCGAAGCGCCTCGCGACCCGGGCGGGCGTGCTGACGATCGTCGTCGGCGCAGCGTTCCTGGTCTGGATGGCCTTCGTGCGGTCCACCCCGACGTCGATCGTCCTGTCGGTCGTCGCCGCGCTCGCCCTGGTCCTCGCGGTGCTCTGCACCGCCTGGGGCAAGGAGGGCCGGGCGTTCACGCTCATGGCGGTCACCATCGCCGCGATCGTCCTGGCGATGTTCACCGCGATCTTCCCGGACGTCATGCCCGCGACGAACGACCCGGCGAACAGCCTGAACGTCTACAACGCCTCGAGCGGCTCGTACACGCTCACGGTGATGAGCTGGGTGGCACTGATCTTCGTGCCCCTCGTGTTCGCCTACCAGGCGTGGACGTACTGGATCTTCCGCAAGCGCGTGTCCCGGGCCCACGTGACCCAGGCCGCGCACTAG
- a CDS encoding pyridoxal phosphate-dependent aminotransferase — protein sequence MPSLAPRIETVPASGIRRVFEQAARMQAEQTDQATGTDIAMLVIGEPDVPVAAHIGEAARRAWTEDRTDYTPNGGIAPLREAIRDKLRRENRIEVDVEQIWMTIGATQALFQAMTLVLSPGDEVLVPDPGYTTFTMNAHIIGATPVPYRLEPQHGFEPDLQALEASITERTRALVVNSPSNPLGSVFGEQTLRDLLALAKRHDLWVISDEVYEYFTYGTRHVSLASLDEDDRVFTAFSLSKTYAMTGVRVGYLVTPKGLGPTMRTTQEAMISCVAEPDQWAALAAIVGDHSAVQDAREHYRANLGVAKEVLDAAGIHYLDPRGAFYLWIDMSHASQGDVAEWALGFLQRERVAVAPGSAFGRTGEGWIRVCLAATPADLRRGLGALPAPEHAIV from the coding sequence ATGCCATCGCTCGCGCCCCGTATCGAGACCGTCCCCGCCTCCGGCATCCGCCGCGTGTTCGAGCAAGCCGCCCGCATGCAGGCCGAGCAGACGGACCAGGCGACCGGGACAGACATCGCGATGCTCGTCATCGGCGAACCCGACGTGCCCGTCGCGGCGCACATCGGCGAGGCCGCCCGGCGCGCCTGGACCGAGGACCGCACCGACTACACCCCGAACGGCGGCATCGCCCCGCTGCGGGAGGCCATCCGCGACAAGCTCCGCCGCGAGAACCGGATCGAGGTCGACGTCGAGCAGATCTGGATGACGATCGGCGCGACGCAAGCGCTCTTCCAGGCGATGACCCTCGTGCTGAGCCCCGGTGACGAGGTCCTCGTGCCGGACCCCGGCTACACGACCTTCACGATGAACGCCCACATCATCGGAGCGACGCCGGTGCCGTACCGGCTCGAGCCGCAGCACGGGTTCGAGCCGGACCTGCAGGCCCTCGAGGCGAGCATCACCGAGCGGACCCGCGCCCTCGTCGTGAACTCGCCCTCGAACCCGCTCGGCTCGGTGTTCGGCGAGCAGACCCTCCGCGACCTGCTCGCCCTGGCGAAGCGGCACGACCTCTGGGTGATCAGCGACGAGGTCTACGAGTACTTCACCTACGGCACCCGCCACGTCAGCCTGGCGAGCCTCGACGAGGACGACCGCGTCTTCACCGCCTTCTCGCTGAGCAAGACCTACGCGATGACGGGCGTCCGTGTCGGGTACCTCGTCACGCCGAAGGGACTCGGCCCGACGATGCGGACGACCCAGGAGGCGATGATCAGCTGCGTCGCCGAACCCGACCAGTGGGCGGCCCTCGCGGCGATCGTGGGGGACCACTCCGCCGTGCAGGACGCCCGCGAGCACTACCGCGCCAACCTCGGCGTCGCGAAGGAGGTGCTCGACGCCGCCGGCATCCACTACCTCGACCCGCGGGGCGCCTTCTACCTGTGGATCGACATGTCCCACGCCTCGCAGGGCGACGTCGCGGAGTGGGCGCTCGGGTTCCTCCAGCGGGAGCGGGTCGCCGTGGCGCCGGGGAGCGCGTTCGGGCGGACCGGCGAGGGCTGGATCCGCGTCTGCCTCGCGGCGACGCCGGCGGACCTGCGCCGCGGACTGGGTGCGCTGCCGGCGCCGGAGCACGCCATCGTCTGA
- the leuS gene encoding leucine--tRNA ligase, translating to MTGARPTDVIRASRLNESSVTTEPYPEDPNAYDFRRLQEKWQPRWEELGLFTTDLDDTRPRKYILEMFPYPSGDLHMGHAENWALGDFVARYWRQQGFNVLHPIGWDSFGLPAENAAIKRGVDPKDWTYANIEQQKASFKRYAPSFDWTTEIHTSDPEYYKWNQWLFLKMYEKGLAYRKDSWVNWDPVDQTVLANEQVLPDGTSDRSGAVVVKKKLTQWYFKITEYADRLLDDLNQLEGRWPAKVIAQQRNWIGRSVGADVDFVIEGRDEPVTVFTTRPDTIHGVTFLVVAPDSDLAAALVADASVSDDVRAAFDAYLVATQKTSEIDRQNADRPKTGVPLGRFAIHPLTGERLPIWAADYVLADYGHGAVMAVPAHDQRDLDFARAFDLPVKVVVDTNAAVTGAIPVIPEGASLEDLPALDPVSTGEALTGTGRMINSGPLDGMSKQHAITAAISLLEERGTGRAAKTYRLRDWLISRQRFWGTPIPIIHGADGTEHPVPMDQLPVRLPDTDGLDLKPKGTSPLGGATDWVNVPNPVDGTPALRDTDTMDTFVDSSWYFLRFLAANDDTQAFDPAVARKWAPVDQYIGGIEHAILHLLYARFVTKVLFDLGYLDFTEPFSALLNQGMVLSGGSKMSKSKGGVSLGDELDANGVDAIRLVMGFAGPPEDDINWEDVSPSASARFLARAYRLALDVTSSPDVVWADGDRALRQVTHRFLADAPGLMESFKFNVVIARLMDLVNVTRKAIDNGPGAADPAVREAVETIALGLSVFAPYTGEEMWEKLGYEATVATYGWRKADPTLLVQESLTAVVQVNGKVRDSFEVSKSIEPSELEALARASANVQRYIGDREIVKVIVRAPKLVNIAIKG from the coding sequence ATGACCGGAGCGCGTCCGACGGACGTGATCCGTGCCTCCAGACTGAATGAGAGTTCCGTGACCACCGAGCCGTACCCCGAGGACCCGAACGCCTACGACTTCCGTCGCCTGCAGGAGAAGTGGCAGCCGCGCTGGGAGGAGCTCGGGCTCTTCACGACCGACCTCGACGACACGCGTCCGCGGAAGTACATCCTCGAGATGTTCCCGTACCCGTCCGGCGACCTGCACATGGGGCACGCCGAGAACTGGGCGCTCGGCGACTTCGTGGCGCGGTACTGGCGGCAGCAGGGCTTCAACGTGCTGCACCCGATCGGTTGGGACTCGTTCGGGCTGCCGGCCGAGAACGCGGCGATCAAGCGCGGGGTCGACCCGAAGGACTGGACCTACGCGAACATCGAGCAGCAGAAGGCGTCGTTCAAGCGCTACGCGCCGTCGTTCGACTGGACCACCGAGATCCACACCTCGGACCCCGAGTACTACAAGTGGAACCAGTGGCTGTTCCTGAAGATGTACGAGAAGGGGCTGGCCTACCGCAAGGACAGCTGGGTCAACTGGGACCCGGTGGACCAGACCGTCCTCGCGAACGAGCAGGTGCTGCCGGACGGCACCTCGGACCGCTCCGGTGCCGTCGTGGTCAAGAAGAAGCTGACGCAGTGGTACTTCAAGATCACCGAGTACGCGGACCGGCTGCTCGACGACCTCAACCAGCTCGAGGGCCGGTGGCCGGCGAAGGTCATCGCGCAGCAACGGAACTGGATCGGGCGCTCGGTCGGCGCGGACGTCGACTTCGTGATCGAAGGCCGCGATGAGCCCGTCACGGTGTTCACCACGCGTCCGGACACGATCCACGGGGTGACGTTCCTCGTGGTGGCGCCGGACTCGGACCTGGCTGCTGCGCTGGTGGCTGACGCATCCGTGTCGGACGACGTCCGGGCTGCGTTCGACGCGTACCTCGTCGCCACGCAGAAGACCTCGGAGATCGACCGGCAGAACGCCGACCGCCCGAAGACCGGTGTGCCGCTCGGTCGCTTCGCGATCCACCCGCTGACGGGGGAGCGCCTGCCGATCTGGGCCGCCGACTACGTGCTGGCCGACTACGGCCACGGTGCGGTCATGGCGGTCCCGGCGCACGACCAGCGCGACCTCGACTTCGCGCGGGCGTTCGACCTGCCGGTGAAGGTCGTCGTCGACACGAACGCCGCGGTGACCGGGGCGATCCCGGTGATCCCCGAGGGTGCCTCGCTCGAGGACCTGCCCGCGCTCGACCCGGTGTCGACGGGTGAGGCCCTGACCGGCACCGGTCGGATGATCAACTCCGGCCCGCTCGACGGCATGTCCAAGCAGCACGCGATCACCGCGGCGATCTCCCTGCTCGAGGAGCGCGGCACCGGCCGTGCAGCCAAGACCTACCGTCTTCGCGACTGGCTCATCTCGCGCCAGCGCTTCTGGGGCACCCCGATCCCGATCATCCACGGCGCCGACGGCACCGAGCACCCGGTGCCGATGGACCAGCTGCCCGTCCGGCTGCCCGACACCGACGGGCTCGACCTCAAGCCGAAGGGCACCTCGCCGCTCGGTGGCGCGACCGACTGGGTGAACGTGCCGAACCCGGTGGACGGCACCCCCGCGCTCCGCGACACCGACACGATGGACACCTTCGTCGACTCGTCGTGGTACTTCCTGCGCTTCCTGGCGGCGAACGACGACACGCAGGCGTTCGACCCCGCCGTCGCACGCAAGTGGGCCCCGGTCGACCAGTACATCGGCGGCATCGAGCACGCGATCCTGCACCTGCTCTACGCGCGCTTCGTGACCAAGGTGCTGTTCGACCTCGGCTACCTCGACTTCACCGAGCCGTTCTCGGCGTTGCTCAACCAGGGCATGGTGCTGTCCGGCGGCTCGAAGATGTCGAAGTCGAAGGGTGGCGTCTCGCTCGGTGACGAGCTCGACGCGAACGGTGTCGACGCGATCCGCCTGGTGATGGGCTTCGCCGGGCCGCCCGAGGACGACATCAACTGGGAGGACGTCTCCCCGTCGGCCTCGGCCCGCTTCCTCGCCCGTGCCTACCGGCTGGCGCTCGACGTCACGTCGTCGCCGGACGTCGTGTGGGCGGACGGCGACCGGGCCCTGCGGCAGGTCACGCACCGGTTCCTGGCCGATGCGCCGGGGCTGATGGAGTCGTTCAAGTTCAACGTCGTGATCGCGCGGCTCATGGACCTGGTGAACGTCACCCGCAAGGCGATCGACAACGGTCCGGGCGCGGCTGACCCCGCCGTCCGCGAGGCCGTCGAGACCATCGCGCTCGGCCTGAGCGTCTTCGCGCCGTACACCGGCGAGGAGATGTGGGAGAAGCTGGGCTACGAGGCCACCGTCGCCACGTACGGCTGGCGGAAGGCCGACCCGACGCTGCTCGTGCAGGAGTCGCTGACCGCGGTCGTGCAGGTCAACGGCAAGGTGCGGGACTCGTTCGAGGTGTCGAAGTCGATCGAGCCGTCGGAGCTGGAGGCGCTCGCACGGGCGTCGGCGAACGTCCAGCGGTACATCGGGGACCGCGAGATCGTGAAGGTGATCGTGCGGGCGCCGAAGCTCGTCAACATCGCGATCAAGGGGTAG
- the cydC gene encoding thiol reductant ABC exporter subunit CydC translates to MSREARGAHDAGSGPTRQRRGGRASGDASVLRLAMPHGAGWAKAVTAGALSAVCAVALLAASGYLITRAAEHPPILYLTLVMVGVRAFALGRAALRYVDRLAGHDASFRQLAVVRTEMYRRLSSIAPAGLGSTGRGDLLTRLVTDTDRLQDLPIRVVGPLVSAGVAALLSVVAVAFVSVPAALVLLVALAVAALLGSVVTLSIARRSDEQTAAERGHVADLVLDTVRTLDVFAAYGTLDERLDHIARLDARVTAAVRRRGTVESLVGALVGLVGGGAVIGILAVGVPAVVTGALDGPLWALAVFVPLALFEVVGGVPLAVLTLRRVRAAADRVERVVPAEVPAGIVPEPDADADPASLVVDGPVAVSLRDVTVRWPGAAAAAVDRVSLDLRPGEVVVLEGPSGAGKSTLVDALVRFVDHEGSYTLDGVEARDMHPDAVRARVGLIEQDPFVFDQSVRQNLLFARDTATDEDLLAVLDRVGLGSWVQRRGGLDAGVGERGALVSGGQAHRLALARALLHAFPVLVLDEPTADIDPDLGDTVLRDLVGAARQDGRTVVIVSHVPVAADLVDRKLRMRDGRLAAV, encoded by the coding sequence ATGAGCCGGGAGGCGCGAGGGGCCCACGACGCCGGTTCCGGTCCGACGCGCCAGCGGCGGGGCGGCCGTGCCAGCGGGGACGCCTCCGTCCTGCGGCTCGCGATGCCGCACGGGGCCGGTTGGGCCAAGGCGGTCACGGCCGGTGCGCTCAGTGCGGTCTGCGCCGTGGCGCTCCTCGCCGCGAGCGGGTACCTCATCACGCGTGCGGCCGAGCACCCGCCGATCCTCTACCTGACGCTCGTGATGGTGGGCGTCCGCGCGTTCGCGCTCGGCCGTGCGGCGCTCCGGTACGTGGACCGCCTCGCCGGACACGACGCCTCGTTCCGGCAGCTCGCGGTCGTGCGCACCGAGATGTACCGCCGACTGTCGTCGATCGCTCCGGCGGGACTCGGCTCCACCGGTCGCGGCGACCTCCTCACGCGGCTCGTCACCGACACCGACCGGCTGCAGGACCTGCCCATCCGCGTCGTCGGTCCGCTCGTGTCCGCCGGCGTGGCCGCGCTGCTCTCCGTCGTCGCGGTCGCGTTCGTGTCGGTGCCGGCGGCGCTCGTGCTGCTCGTCGCCCTCGCCGTGGCCGCACTGCTCGGGTCGGTCGTCACCCTCTCGATCGCACGGCGCTCCGACGAGCAGACGGCCGCGGAACGCGGGCACGTCGCCGACCTCGTGCTCGACACGGTGCGGACGCTCGACGTCTTCGCCGCCTACGGCACGCTCGACGAACGGCTCGACCACATCGCCCGGCTCGACGCCCGGGTGACCGCGGCCGTGCGGCGCCGGGGGACGGTCGAGTCACTCGTCGGGGCCCTGGTCGGCCTCGTCGGCGGTGGCGCGGTCATCGGGATCCTGGCCGTCGGCGTCCCCGCGGTCGTCACCGGCGCGCTCGACGGACCGCTCTGGGCCCTCGCCGTGTTCGTGCCGCTCGCCCTGTTCGAGGTCGTCGGCGGGGTCCCGCTCGCGGTGCTGACGCTACGCCGGGTCCGAGCCGCGGCCGACCGGGTGGAGCGGGTCGTCCCGGCGGAGGTGCCGGCCGGCATCGTCCCGGAGCCGGACGCGGACGCCGATCCCGCTTCGCTCGTGGTCGACGGGCCCGTCGCCGTCTCGCTGCGCGACGTGACGGTGCGCTGGCCCGGTGCCGCGGCGGCCGCCGTCGACCGGGTGTCGTTGGACCTCCGACCCGGCGAGGTCGTCGTGCTCGAGGGACCGAGCGGCGCGGGCAAGTCGACGCTCGTGGACGCGCTCGTCCGGTTCGTCGACCACGAGGGCTCGTACACGCTCGACGGGGTCGAGGCGAGGGACATGCACCCCGACGCCGTCCGCGCCCGCGTCGGGTTGATCGAGCAGGACCCGTTCGTGTTCGACCAGTCCGTGCGGCAGAACCTGCTGTTCGCCCGCGACACCGCGACCGACGAGGACCTGCTCGCCGTGCTCGACCGGGTCGGGCTCGGGTCGTGGGTGCAGCGACGCGGTGGACTCGACGCGGGCGTGGGGGAGCGCGGTGCCCTCGTGTCCGGCGGGCAGGCGCACCGGCTCGCGCTCGCCCGGGCGCTCCTGCACGCGTTCCCGGTGCTCGTGCTCGACGAGCCGACGGCCGACATCGACCCCGACCTCGGCGACACCGTGCTGCGCGACCTCGTCGGGGCCGCGCGGCAGGACGGCAGGACGGTCGTCATCGTGTCGCACGTGCCGGTGGCGGCGGACCTCGTCGACCGGAAGCTGCGGATGCGCGACGGGCGGCTCGCGGCGGTGTGA